From Schistocerca americana isolate TAMUIC-IGC-003095 chromosome 11, iqSchAmer2.1, whole genome shotgun sequence, the proteins below share one genomic window:
- the LOC124553207 gene encoding zinc finger protein 415-like: MHVFMHIDGMQPPLYVCKWCGEVFHSNVSLKKHLRMSENYKDLTAANHEKYGFSDKHQSGIFSDRVSEVPVTEHNELSSYKETWKASNRSSNDICNTHMTNDMEITNHYGNLSTAVNVGAQAVLLTASRHHKCGICDNLKRHELIHTGRKLHKCDICGKSFTVPSSLKTHELIHTRMKPHKFDICGKSFAV; encoded by the exons ATGCATGTGTTTATGCACATTGATGGCATGCAGCCGCCTTTGTATGTTTGTAAGTGGTGTGGTGAGGTATTTCACAGTAATGTAAGCTTGAAAAAACATTTGAGAATGAGTGAGAATTATAAAGACTTAACTGCTGCCAATCATGAAAAATATGGCTTTAGTGATAAGCATCAAAGCGGTATCTTCTCAGATAGAGTGTCAGAAGTTCCTGTCACAGAACACAATGAGCTATCTTCATATAAGGAAACTTGGAAAGCTTCAAACAGGTCCTCTAATGACATATGTAACACACATATGACAAATGATATGGAGATAACAAATCATTATGGAAATTTATCTACAGCTGTTAATGTCGGTGCCCAGGCTGTTCTGCTTACTGCGAGCAGACACCACAAATGTGGTATTTGTG ACAATCTCAAGAGACATGAATTAATTCACACTGGAAGGAAACTGCACAAATGTGATATTTGTGGCAAATCTTTTACTGTGCCAAGTAGTCTCAAGACACATGAATTAATCCACACTAGAATGAAACCGCACAAATTTGATATTTGTGGCAAATCTTTTGCTGTTTAG